A window of Bradyrhizobium sp. AZCC 1719 genomic DNA:
CGGCATCGCGCTGCTCGGCGGATGTGCACGGAATCTCGCTGCCGAACCCAAGCGCCAGCAGCGCGCCGAGCTGGTCGGTCAGAACCCGCGCCGGCAGCGGCTGGTCCGTGGCGAGCTGCGGAGTCAATTGGCAGGCAAATGCGCTGAGCACCGCGCCCCAGCCGGCGCGCCCGTCGATGCGCTGCCCAATGCGCCGCTCGGGATCTGATATCCACGATTCGACCCAGTGAATCGGCAGCTCCAGCGACAGCGTGTCCGCGCTCACCGGAAAGTTGAATTCATAGCAGCGCCGGGAATCCAGCAGCACGAGATCCATCGGCCGCATTCGCGACGCGTGACCGTTCTGCATCACCGTCCACTCGTTGTCGGTCTTGCACAGCAGGTAATAGTAGTTGGCCGTGCTGCGGGCGACGCTGGCTTTGCGGCGATAGACGTGCTGCGCCGATCCCTGCACGCGGTTGATGCCGATCGTGTCGAGTTGGCCGCGCTGAACGGAGCAGTCGAAGCCCGAGCGGACCTGCGTCGTGATATCCATTTCGAGAAAACATTCGCAGACGGCGCCGATCCAATAGTCCAGGCGCCGTTCCGGCTCGACCAGGCCGGTTGACCACGTCTCGATGACTGAAGTCGTTCTGGCCGCCATGCCCTGCCCTCCGCGATCGACGTCGACTACCGGCTCGCTAGCTTGTTGGGCGCGTGGCGGAGAGTCAATCCGCCTGCGATGTCCCGTAGATGGGGTAACGGGCCTACGCCACGATCTTCTGCAGGAGCGCCATCAACGCCTCCGGCGCGGTGACATTCGGCGAATGGCTGGCGTCGATCTCGTAATAGCTCCAGGCGGGATCGCCCTTTGTCATTTTGGCGAACGGTCCGAACGTGTCGGCGGGCGTGATCCGCGTGGCGTAGATGTAGCTGCGTGGCAAGGTCAGCGCGCCGCCCTGCAGCTTGAGCCTGGTCTCGAAACACTTGATCGGCATGTCGACGCGACGGGCGGAGAGCCATTCGACGTCCGCCGGCGACGTATCTGGCGGCGTCGGGTTTGGCGGCACGCGCCAGCCGTCACCGCTCTTCGAAAGCTCCTGCATCCGCGCCCGCCCCGCCTCGTTCAAATCGAGCAGCGACTGGCCGTCCTGCGGCACGAAGGCGTCGATATAAATGAGCTGCTTGACCTTGTCGCGCGCCAGGTCGGCGACGCCGGTCGCGACCATGCCGCCGTAGCTGTGGCCGATCAGCACGAAATCGCGCAGGTCTTCATACCTGATGACGGCAAGTACGTCTTCGATATGCGAATTGAGATCGATCCCCGGATGCGCCAGATGCGCGCGGTCGCCGAGACCGCTGTAGGTTGGCGTGATCAGGCGATGCCCGGCGGCCTGCATCAGCGGATGCATCTTCTTCCAGGCCCAACCCGCGGACCACGCGCCGTGACAGACGAGGAAGGTTTTCGAAGAGGTCGAGCTCATTGGGTCGTTCCCATGATGCTATTGTTGAAGACGTCGATTGCGATAGTACCCGCCCGCCGCGTCGTGTAAACGTGGGCGCAAAATCGCAGCATCGTCATTCCGGGATGGTCCGAAGGACCAGACCCGGAATCTCGAGATCCCGGGTTCGCATCTTCGATGCGCCCCGGGATGACGGGGGAATATTAAGAGTGGAATTAGCCACCTACGCCATCCTGCTTGCCGGCGCGCTCGCCGGCGGTTTTGTCTCCGGACTTTCCGGTTTCGGCACGGCGCTGATGGCGCTGGGGATCTGGCTTTACATCCTGCCGCCAGCCATTGCGGTGCCGCTGGTCCTGATCTGTTCGGTGAGTTCGCAGATCTCGACATTGCCGTCGATGTGGAAAGTTCTCGACTTCAAGCTGGCGTGGCCGTTCGTCGCCGGCGGTCTTGTCGGCATGCCGATCGGGGCGCTGCTGGTCGCGCGCGCCGACCCGCAAAACTTCAAGCTCAGCGTCGGCGTGATGCTGCTGGTATTTCCCACCGCACTCTATTTCATCCGCAAGCCGATGGCCTTCCGCTTCGGCGGCCGGCCGGCCGACGCAGCCATCGGATTTGCCGGCGGCATCCTCGGCGGCCTCGCCGGCCTGTCGGGCCCGC
This region includes:
- a CDS encoding helix-turn-helix transcriptional regulator — its product is MAARTTSVIETWSTGLVEPERRLDYWIGAVCECFLEMDITTQVRSGFDCSVQRGQLDTIGINRVQGSAQHVYRRKASVARSTANYYYLLCKTDNEWTVMQNGHASRMRPMDLVLLDSRRCYEFNFPVSADTLSLELPIHWVESWISDPERRIGQRIDGRAGWGAVLSAFACQLTPQLATDQPLPARVLTDQLGALLALGFGSEIPCTSAEQRDAAKLLDQIGCAIRLRYAEPGLTAVAVAEDLRVSERTLHRCLNKAGLTFSGLLNDCRMAAARRMLSEPRFDRIGVGGIGLRVGFSDPSHFIRQCRRYLGMTPGAFRRQR
- a CDS encoding alpha/beta fold hydrolase — protein: MSSTSSKTFLVCHGAWSAGWAWKKMHPLMQAAGHRLITPTYSGLGDRAHLAHPGIDLNSHIEDVLAVIRYEDLRDFVLIGHSYGGMVATGVADLARDKVKQLIYIDAFVPQDGQSLLDLNEAGRARMQELSKSGDGWRVPPNPTPPDTSPADVEWLSARRVDMPIKCFETRLKLQGGALTLPRSYIYATRITPADTFGPFAKMTKGDPAWSYYEIDASHSPNVTAPEALMALLQKIVA
- a CDS encoding sulfite exporter TauE/SafE family protein is translated as MELATYAILLAGALAGGFVSGLSGFGTALMALGIWLYILPPAIAVPLVLICSVSSQISTLPSMWKVLDFKLAWPFVAGGLVGMPIGALLVARADPQNFKLSVGVMLLVFPTALYFIRKPMAFRFGGRPADAAIGFAGGILGGLAGLSGPLPTLWASIRGWTKDQRRGVFQIFNGSVLGAALILQIASGFVEFDVFWLAMLALPGTLIGARLGMRTYHALNDRNFYDVVLALLFLSGVALVWSSIAPR